GCAGTTCCTGCACATGGTCAGCACCCACACAGCTCCATCACGGGCCCGAGGGACGAGCACTGGGTGCTGCGGGAAGCATTCAGGCTTCTCCCATAGTCCAAGCACTTACCCTGCTCTGGGTTGAGAGAAGCCAGCCAAGTGGAGCAGAGCCCATGGCGGGGTTTGCTGAGCCGTGTCTTGTACCGCACCACAGCCACGAGGATCTGCATCCGCTCGGGATGGGCCTGTGTCACACAGAATCATGAgcacacagccagcacagctcacagagagcccagcacctcctccagggacaaagtctgtgcccagctcctACCAGGCTGCCTGCAACACCCATCCTTGTCCAGCACAGCCACTTACAATGGAGCACATCCTTGCTCAAAATCTTCCCAATGGGGAAGAGGGTCATGGAGAACCACAGGAATGCTCTGCACAGCTGGCAACAGTGATGGTGACTGTCCAACCCAAAAGGTTCCCGTGGAGGACAAATCCAGCCATGCATGGGCTCAGTTTGCAGGCAGCTGGGCCAGTCCCACTGCCATCTCccggcaggagcagggagcagcactccCCCTTGCCCAGCTCCCGGGACGTTCCAGTGGCACCacatcccactgctcccagggacagTGCCATGAGACCTCTGAGGTGTACTGGGACAGTCCTGGCAtttgcagggctgcaggacaTCAAGTCTCCTAGTCCGAAGGCTGGCCTAGCCCTGAAGTTTGCATCCAGCATATATGATGCTGcaggctcagcacagagcagggatttgggtgGGCAGTGGAGGCTCCAGGAGACATCTGCACCCAACAGTCAGCACAGGCCCTGCCAGACCCTCTGTTCAGAGTCTGAAATGAGGCCAGAAGGGCTGAGCTCTCACCAGCATGGAGGAGGCGATGGAGAAGGCACGGGGTCTGATGCGAGGGATGAGGTCCAGCAAGTAATCGGCTGGGATGGCACACGTGGTGTGAGGGAAATCCCACAGGGCCTGCAAAGCCAAGAGGGTGAGGCCTGGTGACCCCAGAAGGCATCCTGCCTGCCCTCAGGGTGCCAGAGGCTGTCCCACACAGTTGTGCCACACTGCCCTCTGCCAAAGGCACCACATGGGGCACCTCTGAGCACCAACCACCCGGTCCCATTGCCCTCTGCCCCCActaagcagcacagagcccacCCAAGAGCCCACAAGGATCTAGAGCTGGTCTTAACTGCCAGTGGAAATCCATGGACACTTCAGAAAGTGGGTGGATTAAACTCCTCAGCCAAGAAATTATGGCTGACTGTGTCCTGGGTGCTttcagccccagcacagccctcccagGGCAGGTGTGTCCTGTtcccagcctcacctccagcGTGGTCCTGCGGGGCCGGTTGCAGTAGCTGTACAGctcctcctggccctgtgctgagctgaaCTCCTGCAGTTTCTCCCGCTCCAGCTCGTTCATAGAGAAGTAGGCCAGGAGCTCAAAGAATGAGCGCCGTGGCACACAGGAGATGTCCAGGTAGTGTGTGACCAGGTACTGGATggtgcagggctgtggcagaagaggagggaggggtgTGCCTGCAAGGCAAGGCAGAGGGGACAGCTCAGGGCCAGCACCTACATGCCTGttgtccccagagcagggcagccctgctgcctgcagcaccaCCCACACTGCACCCACGTGCTACTGGAGCCAACTccacctgtccctgctcccaccaTGGGCTCCACTCCCTCCTGCTCTCTCCAGTTTGCTTTTCAAGCCCGGAAGTTTGCAACAGAGGAAGTCAGCGGTGTTCAACTGTCCCTTCCTTTTGGCAGGTGCTTTGGGATAATGCCTTATCCACatggctcctgccctgcctgcacacAATCCAGTGGAAATAACCAGTAGTGCCATGTGTCAGGCCTGTCAGTGTCTCCCACATCTCTCCCAAGGGCATGAGAAGCAGCCTGAATTTCTCTTGAGTTTGCCTGCCAGGCAAAAATTCCAGCACGGACAGACATCGGGAAGTTGGAGCTGGAATGGGCACTCAGGGGCCAGGAGAAAAACTCTCCCAGTTCCACACAGCCACCAAGAACTCGAGGGGCCTCCAAGGGGCTCCTTTGGTTGCTTGTGGTGGCttgtggctgcaggagcccctcAGGAGGTCCCTGGGGTACAGGCAGAGGGGGAAGACCTGCATACCCCATGCAAGGAAGCATGGGATTCCCAGTTTCAGCATGGTGCTGATGAGGCTGCAGGATCCTCCCCATTCTGTGTTGTGGCTGCCAAGGCACAAGGCCCAGGTGGAGCCTGGCACTGCTAGATTCCTCCAGTCatgctggctctgcacaggatcCACACACAGAGCACTGGAGGAAAGGACAGGCAGGTGTCCTGTATCCACCCAACACTCCCAACCAGGTCTGCAGCAAAGGAAGAGGAGAGCCCCAGACTGGGCCAGAACTTAGGGTATGCCCTGTCTCAtcaggaggggaaaggagaagcagGCAGGACCTACCAGGCTCCGTGGACTTCAGCACAAAGTGTCTGTGTGGCTCCaggtgcaggagctggcagaacTGCTGCACATCTTCAGGGCAGTTCTGGGGCTGGATCATCACCACGTCCCCTGCACTGAACCTGGGGATGCAGGGGGAGCAGCCAAGCACAGCCATGGGGCAGAGCTACAGACACAGCATCACCACCCTGACCAGCACCCACACCAGTGGAGGCAAATTCTCAGTGCCACCAACTACTCTAACAGGCAAAGGGAGGTGGTCCATGGGCAGCATCCCCCACTCCGTGGATGGGGACTTGCAGCAGCGACCATGACCACAAGACTGCAGCCTCAGATATCAGTGAGGAAGGGCAGCAGAAGAGGAGGGCAGGCTCCAGGACAGCTGATCCCACACGACAGAGCTTAGGGAAGTCAGGAAAATGCTCACGTGATCCCTGAGCCCGCGATGTCAAACTCGATGAGCCGGACATCCTGATAATGGGATTGTGCCGTGACCCTCTGGTTGGACACCACGCGGGCAGCGAAGGGATGGAGCTCACAGGGAGCAGCCTGAGGGGTTGTCAGCTGGAGCAGGTCACTGTTGGGATGTGGGCAGTCCTCAGGCAAGTAGTGCAGGGTGTATTTGGGCGGCAGGCTGTGGGGATGAGAGCAATGCAGCAGGGTTACCTCCaggccacagctcctctgctgctgcaagaCCACAGGTGTGGAGAGGCCTGGAGAGTCCCATTGTATCCACCAGCTATTATCCCTGTCCCCTGGAGCCGATCTGTGTCAATGCGAATGCAATGGAGACTGACAGGAGGAGATCCCAAAGGctccagagcaggcagagggagGCTGGCTGAGCACACACACTCTGCCAGGGCCAGAGGCACATCAGGACAGCAAGAACCTGTCTGGGGCAGTTGTCACACCACCCCCCCGGGGACAAAGGGACACCTATCTAGAGAGAGATGGGTGACTTGTCGCCAAAGtacaggggacactggggacaccagaAGCTGTGTGGGGAGTGTTTCTTCTCCAAGAAGAGCACATCTCTACTCTGGAGAACagccagggaagcagagcctttcaccccagccagccccagcagtcCCTGCTCACCCTCTGCACTCACCGCACGTCGGGACTGATGATCTCAAGGCCAGGAGGGAGAGGATACAAGGCAAGGATCTTGTCCCATAAGGCCATGAGCCAGGGATCAACCACTGCATCTGGCCTGCAAGTGGGAAATTCAGGCTGCAGCAACATCATCCCTTCGGGGTCAAGCCCTGCTACCCCTGCACATGCCTAACAACTATTCCCAGTCACCCCATGCCATTCCCTTCCAACTTCAGGTCTGGGAAGAAACGTACCTCAGCCATTCTAAGCACTCACTCACTCTCCAGGGCCCAACCACTGACACCTGAAGAGGATCTCCAGCCCCTGAGCAGTACCTGTGGGGTTACTGAGACCCTGAGCCACCCACAGATTTTGCCCGGTGCCAGGTGAgcacagctgaggctgctgcaaTGCCTACAGGTACAGTGCTGTGTGACACAGCCATGCCCTGCTCTGaacagggctggggctgagcccgAGGTCATGGCCACATTCTGGGGGTCATGGGACACTTGGAGAAGCAGGTGGCCCAGGTCCTGGCACAGAAGGGTTATGAGCAGATTATCAGCATGTtcccagagagctgcagcagcagccccgtggTAGGAGCAGCACATAGccctgccatcagccccaggACGGAGTTGCAGGGCACCCAGGGACCCCCCTACCACCCCTCCTCTGGGCTCTTACCCCAGGTCATGCTGGTCATCTCCCAAGGCCACTGGCAGCAGCGGGTTGCCCCCAAGCTGAAGCAGCCGTTTGTGCAGCTTCTTTGCAACGAAATTAAACCTGAACAGAGAATAACACAGgacagggctgctccagcagcacagcaggcactgccacagCAACAGCACacactgccagggccaccagggcagcacacaggcagagccagcactgTGACCTGgcccatgccctgcccagcctgtgcCAATTCACAGAACCACCTGGGTGCCACTTGTTGGCCCTGAGATGGGACAAGGAGAGATCCAACTTCCTTTCAGGGCAGCTTGTGCCCTAGGCCATAGAACATTTCTTTCCCTCCAGCCCCTCATTGCCCCACAGAACTCAGGCACACCCATCCTCCCACTACAGCTCTTTGAGGCACACAGGAACAATCTTCTGGCAGACACCTGGGACCAACAGGGCTGGCTGCCACCTCTGTTTGAAGTCTCCTGTTGCATAGGCCCATAGCTGTGATAAAAGACTGACACACGTCTGATCCACTGCAACAAAGCATCCTTGGTTGGGAGGTcgggaggaaagaaaagggcaGAAGCCTAATTCCTGGGGGTTAGGAAGGACACAGTAAGGCAAGGATTTTTAAGGCTGGTGGGGGTTACATTTTGTCtaagctgctgctccagaatCAGACTCTGTCTTCCCTTACGCCCTTTGCTCTCCAGTCACTCTGCTCTCTACTGCAGTCagggctgtgaggagcagctgcccaggagctgcagagctgcttacTTGGGGTAAGAGGAGTCCCCGAGGCCCAGCACAGCGTAGTCCAGCTGGCACAGAGAGCCGGCAGGGAGGTTCTTCCGGAACAGGAACCGCCAGAACATCTACAAGGGACACAGCCAGCCAGTCCTGTACCTGCCATGGCACCTCCTGCCTGCttgtccctgcatccctgctcaCCCACCCACTGGGACCTCCTGAATCCCAGCAGAGTGGGGAGCATGGGTTTCTGCAGAAGTGCTCCCTGCAATCACCTCAGCAGCCCCCTGTTCATGTATCCTGGGATGTGACTGGTGCTGCTGCAAAGcttcccccccaaaaataaccccTGCTCAAGCTGCTTCAGGAGAGAAAGTAATGCAGCAGAAACATAAAAGCAACAAGACAGGAGCATGTTCTACCTTCATGTTGTCAGGTGGGTCTCCCTGGCCAGTCgttgcacacacaaacaccacCAAAGGCTCATGGATGAGGTTGGCCTGCGGATATAAACACACCACAGTCATGTCAGCAGCCTCCAaactgctctggagccaggctgggacgGCTGGGGGTATTCAGCTTGAGGaaaagaaggctccagggagacctcagagccccttccagagcctaaaggagCTCCAAGAGAGTTGGAGAGAAATTCTGGACATGGGATGGAGGGACTGGATGAGGGAGAATGTTCATAAGCTGAAGAAGGGCAGGTTTAGGTCcgatattaggaagaaattcttccctgtgagggtgatgaggttctggcacaggttgtctGGAGAaactgtgggtgccccatccctggaagtctccgaggccaggttggacagggcttggagcaaccagCACCAAGCCTGTCTGCGTTAAACAGTGTTTGGACAATGGTCtcagggacagggtgggattgttggggtgtcctgggcagggccaggagttgacttgatgatcctgatgggttgcttccaactcagcttgttccatgattccatggtcCCGTGGGAGGTGCCCCTCCCTGtggggcagcaggggacagagcaggagcagcagtgcctggagcagcccccATGTCCTACTCACCACATCACAGCTGTCCAGGGCCTCCACTCGGCACCGCAAATGCCGGCGCTTGGCTTCTCTCCCAATCCTCTCCGCTGTGTCCTGAGCTGTCCCAGTCTGGCTGCCAAAAAGCACAAGAAGTCTCCGTTCTGCCATCTGCAAGACAACAGCAGGGAAGTCACCAGAGGGAAGcgagaggaggggaggaagaactggggctgccctgggccGAGCAGCACTGACCCCTCCCCAGGGGCTGACACAGcacccagccagcacagggatggTGAATAGCTGGGATTCAGCAGTGGGATTCAAGGCTCCCAGGCTCTCTTCCCACCCCTGTGCAGCACTGAGCAAGTGAGTCCGTGTCCCAGCCAATTGTGGATAAGCAGGGACACTACCATGCTCCTTATccccacagccaggacaggagaGGGACTAAAATCCACATCCTGCCCTGCTGAACTGCCCCCACGAGCACAGGGTGAGTGCAGCCATGGGATCGGCTGTTCCCCAATTCTGGGTGAAACCTTCCTGTTAATCCTCCCTCACCTGagggggctggggcagagcctgGAGGCCCAGGGACAGACAAAGGTGTGACCACACGTGGAGCTCTCAGCCAGGCTCTGACAGAGCAAGGGCCCAGCCTGGAGGGAATCTagccctgggagctgtgtgAGCTGCAAACAGCTGCCGTCACCATGCGCCCATagaacaataataataataataataataataataataataataaatacaattgcagaatcccagagtggtttggtttagaagggaccttaaagcccatcccattccatccctgccatggcagggacacctcccactgtcccaggctgctccaagccccaatgtccaacctggccctgggacactgccagggatccaggggcagccacagctgctctgggcaccctgtgccagggcctgctcaccctcccagggaacaattccttccccatatcccatccatccctgccctctgtgggaagtgggaagccattccctgtgtcctgtccctccatcccttgtccctggagctctcctggagcccctttaggccctggcaggggcaCTCCGGGGATTCTCTGCAGGTGAGTCCTGGGATCGGGCCCGGCCGCTCTGCGGAACTCACCAGGCACCGGCCCCATCCCGCCACTGCCGTCACCACTGCGCGACAGCTCCCGCTGACGTCATCATCCAGGCTGAGGCGCCGGGACTTCCCGGGCACCGACACCCTCGTCTGATGACGTCATCTCTCGGGCCTCTCCTCGTGACGCCATCGCCCCgcgccgccgggccgggccgggcctggtgccggtgccggtgccggtgccggtgccgggtCAGGGGCTGGGGTTGGTGTCGGTGCTGGGGCcggcgccggggccggggcagggtTGGGGACTTGTGCCGCTGCCGGTGCCGCAGCCCCGGACGATGCTGTTCTCCCTGCGCGAGCTCGTGCAGTGGCTCGGCTTCGCCACCTTCGAGATCTTCCTGCACGGGCTGGCCCTGCTCGCCTTCTCCGTGTTGCTTGTGCTCAAGGTGGACGGCGCGGCCGCCGCGCTCTCCTGGTGGACCGTGTTCGTACCCTTCTTCGCCGCCGACGGGCTCAGCACCTACTTCACCACCATCGTGTCCGTGCGGCTGTTCCAGGACGGCGAGAAGCGCCTGGCGGTGCTGCGGCTCTTCTGGATCCTCACCATTCTCAGCCTCAAGTTCGTGTTCgagatgctgctgtgccagaaGCTGGTGGAGCACACGCGGGAGCTCTGGTACGGGCTCATCATGTCGCCCGTCTtcatcctgctccagctgctcatgATCCGGGCCTGCCGCGTGAACTGAGCCCCGGCCCAGGGGGGACATGCCCGACGCACCCGGGGGcgctcctggggctgctcccgtAGCTGTTCCCGTCGCTGTTCCCGTG
The nucleotide sequence above comes from Cinclus cinclus chromosome 19, bCinCin1.1, whole genome shotgun sequence. Encoded proteins:
- the NDOR1 gene encoding NADPH-dependent diflavin oxidoreductase 1 isoform X1, which gives rise to MAERRLLVLFGSQTGTAQDTAERIGREAKRRHLRCRVEALDSCDVANLIHEPLVVFVCATTGQGDPPDNMKMFWRFLFRKNLPAGSLCQLDYAVLGLGDSSYPKFNFVAKKLHKRLLQLGGNPLLPVALGDDQHDLGPDAVVDPWLMALWDKILALYPLPPGLEIISPDVRLPPKYTLHYLPEDCPHPNSDLLQLTTPQAAPCELHPFAARVVSNQRVTAQSHYQDVRLIEFDIAGSGITFSAGDVVMIQPQNCPEDVQQFCQLLHLEPHRHFVLKSTEPGTPLPPLLPQPCTIQYLVTHYLDISCVPRRSFFELLAYFSMNELEREKLQEFSSAQGQEELYSYCNRPRRTTLEALWDFPHTTCAIPADYLLDLIPRIRPRAFSIASSMLAHPERMQILVAVVRYKTRLSKPRHGLCSTWLASLNPEQGDVRVPLWVKKGGMKFPADPATPVIMIGPGTGVAPFRAAIQERVALGHRGNCLFFGCRHKSKDFYCQTEWEELVTKGLLTLFTAFSRDQCRVSLQEEKVYVQHRIQENGRLVWELLSSGNAHVYLAGNAKEMPAAVAKALQSVLQLEGGLSPSEAEEHLTALERSQRFQSETWS
- the NDOR1 gene encoding NADPH-dependent diflavin oxidoreductase 1 isoform X5, whose amino-acid sequence is MAERRLLVLFGSQTGTAQDTAERIGREAKRRHLRCRVEALDSCDVANLIHEPLVVFVCATTGQGDPPDNMKMFWRFLFRKNLPAGSLCQLDYAVLGLGDSSYPKFNFVAKKLHKRLLQLGGNPLLPVALGDDQHDLGPDAVVDPWLMALWDKILALYPLPPGLEIISPDVRLPPKYTLHYLPEDCPHPNSDLLQLTTPQAAPCELHPFAARVVSNQRVTAQSHYQDVRLIEFDIAGSGITFSAGDVVMIQPQNCPEDVQQFCQLLHLEPHRHFVLKSTEPGTPLPPLLPQPCTIQYLVTHYLDISCVPRRSFFELLAYFSMNELEREKLQEFSSAQGQEELYSYCNRPRRTTLEALWDFPHTTCAIPADYLLDLIPRIRPRAFSIASSMLAHPERMQILVAVVRYKTRLSKPRHGLCSTWLASLNPEQGDVRVPLWVKKGGMKFPADPATPVIMIGPGTGVAPFRAAIQERVALGHRGMPRRCQQLWLRPCSRCCSWRVACPPRKQRSI
- the TMEM203 gene encoding transmembrane protein 203, whose translation is MLFSLRELVQWLGFATFEIFLHGLALLAFSVLLVLKVDGAAAALSWWTVFVPFFAADGLSTYFTTIVSVRLFQDGEKRLAVLRLFWILTILSLKFVFEMLLCQKLVEHTRELWYGLIMSPVFILLQLLMIRACRVN
- the NDOR1 gene encoding NADPH-dependent diflavin oxidoreductase 1 isoform X2 gives rise to the protein MAERRLLVLFGSQTGTAQDTAERIGREAKRRHLRCRVEALDSCDVANLIHEPLVVFVCATTGQGDPPDNMKMFWRFLFRKNLPAGSLCQLDYAVLGLGDSSYPKFNFVAKKLHKRLLQLGGNPLLPVALGDDQHDLGPDAVVDPWLMALWDKILALYPLPPGLEIISPDVRLPPKYTLHYLPEDCPHPNSDLLQLTTPQAAPCELHPFAARVVSNQRVTAQSHYQDVRLIEFDIAGSGITFSAGDVVMIQPQNCPEDVQQFCQLLHLEPHRHFVLKSTEPGTPLPPLLPQPCTIQYLVTHYLDISCVPRRSFFELLAYFSMNELEREKLQEFSSAQGQEELYSYCNRPRRTTLEALWDFPHTTCAIPADYLLDLIPRIRPRAFSIASSMLAHPERMQILVAVVRYKTRLSKPRHGLCSTWLASLNPEQGDVRVPLWVKKGGMKFPADPATPVIMIGPGTGVAPFRAAIQERVALGHRGNCLFFGCRHKSKDFYCQTEWEELVTKGLLTLFTAFSRDQEEKVYVQHRIQENGRLVWELLSSGNAHVYLAGNAKEMPAAVAKALQSVLQLEGGLSPSEAEEHLTALERSQRFQSETWS
- the NDOR1 gene encoding NADPH-dependent diflavin oxidoreductase 1 isoform X4; translated protein: MAERRLLVLFGSQTGTAQDTAERIGREAKRRHLRCRVEALDSCDVANLIHEPLVVFVCATTGQGDPPDNMKMFWRFLFRKNLPAGSLCQLDYAVLGLGDSSYPKFNFVAKKLHKRLLQLGGNPLLPVALGDDQHDLGPDAVVDPWLMALWDKILALYPLPPGLEIISPDVRLPPKYTLHYLPEDCPHPNSDLLQLTTPQAAPCELHPFAARVVSNQRVTAQSHYQDVRLIEFDIAGSGITFSAGDVVMIQPQNCPEDVQQFCQLLHLEPHRHFVLKSTEPGTPLPPLLPQPCTIQYLVTHYLDISCVPRRSFFELLAYFSMNELEREKLQEFSSAQGQEELYSYCNRPRRTTLEALWDFPHTTCAIPADYLLDLIPRIRPRAFSIASSMLAHPERMQILVAVVRYKTRLSKPRHGLCSTWLASLNPEQGDVRVPLWVKKGGMKFPADPATPVIMIGPGTGVAPFRAAIQERVALGHRGGEGLCPAPHPGEWEAGVGAAEQWECSCLPGWECQGDASSCG
- the NDOR1 gene encoding NADPH-dependent diflavin oxidoreductase 1 isoform X6; protein product: MAERRLLVLFGSQTGTAQDTAERIGREAKRRHLRCRVEALDSCDVANLIHEPLVVFVCATTGQGDPPDNMKMFWRFLFRKNLPAGSLCQLDYAVLGLGDSSYPKFNFVAKKLHKRLLQLGGNPLLPVALGDDQHDLGPDAVVDPWLMALWDKILALYPLPPGLEIISPDVRLPPKYTLHYLPEDCPHPNSDLLQLTTPQAAPCELHPFAARVVSNQRVTAQSHYQDVRLIEFDIAGSGITFSAGDVVMIQPQNCPEDVQQFCQLLHLEPHRHFVLKSTEPGTPLPPLLPQPCTIQYLVTHYLDISCVPRRSFFELLAYFSMNELEREKLQEFSSAQGQEELYSYCNRPRRTTLEALWDFPHTTCAIPADYLLDLIPRIRPRAFSIASSMLAHPERMQILVAVVRYKTRLSKPRHGLCSTWLASLNPEQGDVRVPLWVKKGGMKFPADPATPVIMIGPGTGVAPFRAAIQERVALGHRADRGLWLPQVT
- the NDOR1 gene encoding NADPH-dependent diflavin oxidoreductase 1 isoform X3, with translation MAERRLLVLFGSQTGTAQDTAERIGREAKRRHLRCRVEALDSCDVANLIHEPLVVFVCATTGQGDPPDNMKMFWRFLFRKNLPAGSLCQLDYAVLGLGDSSYPKFNFVAKKLHKRLLQLGGNPLLPVALGDDQHDLGPDAVVDPWLMALWDKILALYPLPPGLEIISPDVRLPPKYTLHYLPEDCPHPNSDLLQLTTPQAAPCELHPFAARVVSNQRVTAQSHYQDVRLIEFDIAGSGITFSAGDVVMIQPQNCPEDVQQFCQLLHLEPHRHFVLKSTEPGTPLPPLLPQPCTIQYLVTHYLDISCVPRRSFFELLAYFSMNELEREKLQEFSSAQGQEELYSYCNRPRRTTLEALWDFPHTTCAIPADYLLDLIPRIRPRAFSIASSMLAHPERMQILVAVVRYKTRLSKPRHGLCSTWLASLNPEQGDVRVPLWVKKGGMKFPADPATPVIMIGPGTGVAPFRAAIQERVALGHRGNCLFFGCRHKSKDFYCQTEWEELVTKGLLTLFTAFSRDQECQGDASSCG